A window of Piliocolobus tephrosceles isolate RC106 chromosome 13, ASM277652v3, whole genome shotgun sequence contains these coding sequences:
- the PCNX3 gene encoding pecanex-like protein 3 isoform X7, producing MGSQVLQILRQGVWASLTGGWFFDPHQSTFSNCFHLYVWIFLLIFPFLLYMVLPPSLMVAGVYCLVVAVIFAAIKTVNYRLHAMFDQGEIVEKRSSTMGELEEEPAQGDSNPPRDPGVEMTVFRKVSSTPPVRCSSQHSVFGFNQVSELLPRMEDSGPLRDIKELVREQGSNNVIVTSADREMLKLSSQEKLIGDLPQTPPGAVPDPSLPSTDSSEPSPLAGDGAPWSGSSMADTPMSPLLKGSLSQELSKSFLTLTRPDRALVRTSSRREQRRGAGGYQPLDRRGSGEPTPQKAGSSDSCFSGTDRETLSSFKSEKTNSTHLDSPPGGPAPEGSDTDPPSEAELPASPDAGVPSDDTLRSFDTVIGAGTPPGLAEPLLVVRPKDLALLRPSKQQPPLRRHSPPGRAPRRPLLEGGAFFEDEDTSEGSELSPASSLRSQRRYSTDSSSSTSCYSPESSRGAAGGPRKRRAPHGAEEGTAVPPKRPYGTQRTPSTASAKTHARVLSMDGAGGDVLRPPLAGSKAELEAQVGVEQAAGEPAVLPAEARRGPAANQPGWRGELQEEGAVGGAAEETGRRDRSSSVRRTQAIRRRHNAGSNPTPPASVMGSPPSSLQEAQRGRAASHSRALTLPSALHFASSLLLTRAGASVHEACTFDDTSEGAVHYFYDESGVRRSYTFGLAGGGYENPVGQQGEQAANGVWDRHSHSSSFHSADVPEATGGLNLLQPRPVVLQGMQVRRVPLEIPEEQTLMEEAPPRAQHSYKYWLLPGRWTSVRYERLALLALLDRTRGVLENIFGVGLSSLVAFLGYLLLLKGFFTDIWVFQFCLVIASCQYSLLKSVQPDAASPMHGHNWVIAYSRPVYFCICCLLIWLLDALGSAQPFPPVSLYGLTLFSASFFFCARDVATVFTLCFPFVFLLGLLPQVNTCLMYLLEQIDMHGFGGTAATSPLTAVFSLSRSLLAAALLYGFCLGAIKTPWPEQHVPVLFSVFCGLLVALSYHLSRQSSDPTVLWSLIRSKLFPELEERSLETARAEPPDPLPDKMRQSVREVLHSDLVMCVVIAVLTFAISASTVFIALKSVLGFVLYALAGAVGFFTHYLLPQLRKQLPWFCLSQPVLKPLEYSQYEVRGAAQVMWFEKLYAGLQCVEKYLIYPAVVLNALTVDAHTVVSHPDKYCLYCRALLMTVAGLKLLRSAFCCPPQQYLTLAFTVLLFHFDYPRLSQGFLLDYFLMSLLCSKLWDLLYKLRFVLTYIAPWQITWGSAFHAFAQPFAVPHSAMLFVQALLSGLFSTPLNPLLGSAVFIMSYARPLKFWERDYNTKRVDHSNTRLVTQLDRNPGADDNNLNSIFYEHLARSLQHTLCGDLALGRWGNYGPGDCFVLASDYLNALVHLIEVGNGLVTFQLRGLEFRGTYCQQREVEAITEGVEEDEGCCCCEPGHLPRVLSFNAAFGQRWLAWEVTASKYVLEGYSISDNNAASMLQVFDLRKILITYYVKSIIYYVSRSPKLEAWLSHEGIAAALRPVRAPGYADSDPTFSLSVDEDYDLRLSGLSLPSFCAVHLEWIQYCASRRSQPVDQDWNSPLVTLCFGLCVLGRRALGTASHSMSASLEPFLYGLHALFKGDFRITSPRDEWVFADMDLLHRVVAPGVRMALKLHQDHFTSPDEYEEPAALYDAIAANEERLVISHEGDPAWRSAILSNTPSLLALRHVLDDASDEYKIIMLNRRHLSFRVIKVNRECVRGLWAGQQQELVFLRNRNPERGSIQNAKQALRNMINSSCDQPLGYPIYVSPLTTSLAGSHPQLRALWGGPISLGAIARWLLRSWERLHKGCGAGCNSGGNVDDSDCSGGGGLTSLSSNPPMAHPTPENTAGNGDQPLPPGPGWGPRPSLSGSGDGRPPPLLQWPPPRLPGPPPASPTPTEGPRTSRPPGPGLLSSEGPSGKWSLGGRKGLGGSDGEPASGSPKGGTPKSQAPLDLSLSLSPDVSTEASPPRAAQNIPCLDSSAPESGTPMGAPGDWPAPVEERESPAAQPLLEHQY from the exons GTCTTGCCTCCCAGCTTGATGGTGGCCGGCGTGTACTGCCTTGTGGTGGCTGTCATCTTTGCTGCCATCAAGACCGTCAACTATCGGCTGCATGCCATGTTTGACCAGGGCGAGATCGTGGAGAAGCGCAGCTCTACCATGGGGGAGCTGGAGGAAGAGCCTGCCCAGGGGGACAGCAATCCACCCAG GGACCCCGGAGTGGAGATGACCGTGTTCCGGAAAGTCAGTTCCACACCCCCAGTGCGCTGCAGCTCCCAGCACTCTGTGTTTGGCTTCAACCAGGTCTCG GAGCTGCTGCCCCGAATGGAGGACTCTGGGCCCCTCAGAG ACATCAAGGAGCTGGTGCGGGAGCAGGGCAGCAACAATGTGATCGTGACCTCTGCCGACCGAGAGATGCTGAAGCTCAGCTCGCAGGAGAAACTGA TTGGAGACCTTCCCCAGACGCCTCCAGGGGCTGTCCCAGACCCCTCTCTTCCCAGTACAGACTCTTCAGAGCCTTCTCCCCTGGCTGGAGATGGAGCGCCCTGGAGTGGGAGCAGCATGGCTGACACTCCCATGAGCCCCCTCCTGAAGGGGAGCCTCAGCCAGGAGCTGAGCAAGAGCTTCCTGACCCTGACCCGGCCTGACCGGGCCCTGGTGAGGACCAGCAGTCGACGGGAGCAACGCAGGGGGGCAGGTGGCTATCAGCCCCTTGACCGGCGGGGCTCAGGGGAGCCCACGCCCCAGAAAGCGGGCTCCTCAGACTCTTGCTTCAGCGGCACTGATAGGGAGACATTGAGCAGCTTCAAGAGTGAGAAGACCAACTCCACCCATCTGGACAGCCCCCCAGGGGGGCCAGCCCCTGAGGGCAGCGACACAGACCCACCCTCTGAGGCTGAGCTGCCCGCCTCGCCAGACGCCGGGGTCCCCTCAGATGACACACTGCGTTCCTTTGACACGGTCATTGGAGCAGGGACGCCACCGGGCCTGGCTGAGCCGCTCCTGGTTGTGCGGCCCAAGGACTTGGCCCTGCTACGGCCTAGCAAACAGCAGCCACCCCTGCGAAGACACTCTCCACCTGGCCGTGCCCCTCGACGGCCCCTGCTTGAAGGTGGGGCCTTCTTTGAGGATGAAGACACCAGCGAGGGCAGTGAACTGAGTCCAGCCTCCAGTCTCCGATCGCAGCGCCGCTACAGTACTGACAGCTCTTCTTCTACTTCCTGCTACTCCCCTGAGAGCTCCCGGGGTGCAGCAGGGGGACCTCGAAAGCGGAGAGCCCCCCATGGGGCTGAGGAGGGAACTGCTGTGCCCCCCAAGCGGCCATATGGGACCCAGCGGACGCCTAGTACCGCCAGCGCTAAAACACATGCCCGAGTGCTGAGCATGGATGGGGCTGGGGGTGATGTTCTGAGGCCCCCACTGGCTGGCTCCAAGGCCGAGCTGGAGGCCCAGGTTGGGGTGGAGCAGGCTGCTGGTGAGCCTGCTGTGCTGCCTGCTGAGGCCCGAAGGGGACCTGCTGCCAACCAGCCCGGCTGGCGGGGGGAGCTGCAGGAAGAAGGTGCCGTGGGGGGAG CAGCTGAGGAGACTGGCAGGCGGGACCGCTCAAGCAGTGTGAGGCGGACCCAGGCCATTCGGAGACGCCACAATGCAGGCAGCAACCCCACCCCTCCAGCCTCTGTCATGGGCTCGCCTCCCAG CAGCCTGCAGGAGGCTCAGCGGGGCCGGGCTGCCTCTCACTCCCGGGCGCTGACTCTGCCCTCTGCGCTGCATTTCGCCTCTTCACTGTTGCTCACCCGGGCCGGTGCCAGTGTGCATGAGGCCTGCACCTTTGATGACACCTCTGAGGGTGCTGTGCACTATTTCTACGATGAGAGCG GTGTGCGGCGTTCCTATACCTTTGGTCTGGCTGGAGGCGGCTACGAGAACCCTGTAGGGCAGCAGGGGGAGCAGGCAGCTAATGGAGTCTG GGACCGACACTCACATTCCTCCAGCTTCCACTCAGCTGATGTCCCTGAGGCCACAGGCGGCCTGAACCTGCTGCAGCCGAGGCCTGTGGTTCTGCAGGGCATGCAGGTGCGCCGGGTGCCCCTGGAGATCCCAGAG GAGCAGACGCTGATGGAGGAAGCGCCACCCCGGGCCCAGCATAGCTATAAGTACTGGCTTCTCCCTGGCCGCTGGACCTCTGTGCGCTACGAGCGGCTTGCCTTGCTGGCTCTGCTGGACCG GACGCGGGGAGTGCTGGAGAACATCTTCGGCGTGGGCCTGAGCAGCCTTGTGGCCTTCCTGGGCTACCTGCTGCTGCTCAAGGGCTTCTTCACCGACATCTGGGTCTTCCAGTTCTGCCTCGTCATCGCCTCCTGCCAGTACTCCCTACTGAAG AGCGTCCAGCCTGATGCGGCGTCCCCCATGCAC GGCCACAACTGGGTGATCGCGTACAGCCGGCCTGTCTACTTCTGCATCTGCTGTCTGCTCATCTGGCTGCTGGACGCCCTGGGCTCAGCTCAGCCCTTCCCACCTGTCTCCCTCTATGGCCTCACGCTTTTCTCCGCCTCCTTCTTCTTCTGTGCCCGAGACGTGGCCACtg TGTTCACCCTGTGCTTCCCCTTCgtcttcctcctgggcctcctgccCCAGGTCAACACCTGCCTCATGTACCTGCTGGAGCAAATAGATATGCACGGCTTCGGGGGCACAG CCGCCACCAGCCCGCTCACGGCAGTCTTCAGCCTCTCCCGCAGCCTGCTGGCCGCTGCCCTGCTCTACGGCTTCTGCCTTGGGGCCATCAAG ACTCCGTGGCCAGAGCAGCACGTCCCTGTCCTCTTCTCAGTCTTCTGTGGCCTCCTGGTGGCGCTGTCCTACCACCTGAGCCGGCAGAGCAGCGACCCCACCGTGCTCTG GTCTCTGATCCGGAGCAAGCTCTTCCCTGAGCTGGAGGAGCGCAGCTTGGAGACAGCCCGGGCCGAGCCCCCGGACCCCTTGCCGGACAAGATGCGCCAGTCAGTG CGTGAGGTCTTGCACTCCGACCTGGTGATGTGTGTGGTTATCGCCGTGCTCACCTTCGCCATCAGTGCCAGCACCGTCTTTATTGCCCTGAAG TCGGTGCTGGGTTTCGTGTTGTACGCACTGGCTGGGGCCGTGGGCTTCTTCACACATTACTTGCTGCCACAACTCCGCAAACAGCTGCCCTGGTTCTGCCTGTCACAGCCTGTGCTGAAGCCACTGGAGTACAGCCAGTATGAAGTGCGTG GTGCTGCCCAGGTGATGTGGTTTGAGAAGCTGTATGCTGGCCTGCAGTGCGTAGAGAAGTACCTCATCTACCCAGCCGTGGTGCTCAACGCCCTCACGGTGGATGCCCACACAGTCGTCAGCCACCCGGACAAGTACTGCCTCTA CTGCCGGGCGCTGCTGATGACCGTGGCTGGGCTGAAGCTGCTGCGCTCAGCCTTCTGCTGCCCTCCGCAGCAGTACCTGACGTTGGCCTTCACTGTCCTGCTCTTCCACTTCGACTACCCGCGCCTCTCCCAGGGCTTTCTGCTTGACTACTTCCTCATGTCCCTGCTTTGCAGCAAG CTGTGGGACCTGCTGTACAAGCTGCGTTTCGTGCTGACCTACATCGCGCcctggcagatcacctggggcTCGGCTTTCCACGCCTTTGCCCAGCCCTTTGCCGTGCCAC ACTCGGCCATGCTGTTCGTCCAGGCCCTGCTCTCGGGGCTCTTCTCCACACCTCTCAACCCGCTGCTGGGCAGCGCCGTCTTCATCATGTCCTATGCTCGGCCCCTCAAGTTCTGGGAGCGTGACTACAA CACTAAACGTGTGGATCATTCCAACACCCGCCTGGTCACACAGCTGGACCGGAACCCTG GCGCTGATGACAACAACCTCAACTCCATCTTCTACGAGCACCTGGCGCGTTCGCTGCAGCACACGCTGTGTGGGGACCTGGCGCTGGGCCGCTGGGGCAACTACGGCCCTGGTGACTGCTTCGTCCTGGCCTCCGACTACCTCAACGCCCTGGTGCACCTCATCGAGGTTGGCAATGGCCTCGTCACCTTCCAGCTGCGTGGCCTTGAGTTCCGGG gCACTTACTGCCAGCAGCGCGAGGTGGAGGCCATCACCGAGGGTGTGGAGGAGGACGAGGGCTGTTGCTGCTGCGAACCCGGCCACCTGCCACGGGTCCTGTCCTTCAATGCCGCCTTCGGGCAGCGCTGGCTGGCCTGGGAGGTGACGGCCAGCAAGTACGTGCTGGAGGGCTATAGCATCAGTGACAATAACGCTGCCTCCATGCTGCAGGTCTTCGACCTCCGCAAGATCCTCATCACCTACTATGTCAAG AGCATCATCTACTACGTGAGCCGCTCACCAAAGCTGGAGGCGTGGCTCAGCCACGAGGGCATCGCGGCAGCCCTGAGGCCTGTGCGGGCGCCCGGCTATGCCGACTCGGATCCCACCTTCTCTCTGAGTGTGGATGAGGACTATGACCTCCGCCTGTCTGGCCTCTCGCTGCCCTCCTTCTGCGCAGTGCACCTCGAGTGGATCCAGTACTGTGCCTCCCGGCGCAGCCAG CCCGTGGACCAGGATTGGAACTCCCCGCTGGTCACGCTGTGTTTTGGCCTATGTGTGCTGGGCCGCCGGGCCCTGGGGACAGCTTCTCACAGCATGTCTGCAAG CCTGGAGCCCTTCCTCTACGGCCTGCACGCCCTGTTCAAGGGGGATTTTCGCATCACCTCCCCACGCGACGAGTGGGTCTTTGCCGACATGGACCTGCTTCACCGCGTCGTGGCGCCTGGGGTTCGCATGGCCCTCAAGCTTCACcag GACCACTTCACGTCCCCAGATGAATATGAGGAGCCAGCAGCCCTATACGATGCCATTGCGGCCAACGAGGAGCGGCTGGTCATCTCACATGAGGGTGACCCGGCATGGCGCAGCGCCATCCTCAGCAACACGCCCTCCCTGCTGGCGCTGCGCCACGTCCTGGATGATGCCTCTGATGAGTACAAGATCATCATGCTCAACCGGCGCCACCTCAGCTTCCGAGTCATCAAG GTGAACCGGGAGTGCGTGCGCGGCCTGTGGGCCGGGCAGCAGCAGGAGCTGGTGTTCCTGCGCAACCGCAATCCTGAGCGTGGCAGCATCCAGAATGCCAAGCAGGCGCTTCGCAACATGATCAACTCCTCCTGTGACCAGCCGCTGGGCTACCCCATCTACGTGTCGCCTCTCACCACCTCGCTGGCTGGCAGCCACCCCCAGCTACGGGCACTGTGGGGTGGCCCCATCAGCCTGGGTGCCATTGCCCGCTGGCTCCTGCGCAGCTGGGAgag gcttCACAAGGGCTGTGGTGCCGGCTGCAATAGTGGCGGGAACGTGGATGATTCAGACTGTAGCGGGGGCGGTGGCCTGACCTCCCTCAGCAGTAACCCCCCCATGGCACACCCCACGCCTGAAAACACGGCAG GCAATGGTGACCaacccctcccaccaggccctggcTGGGGGCCGCGGCCCTCCCTGAGTGGCTCTGGTGATGGGCGGCCCCCACCTCTGCTGCAGTGGCCTCCCCCTCGGCTCCCTGGACCACCCCCTGCATCGCCTACCCCCACAGAGGGTCCCCGGACCTCACGGCCCCCTGGCCCTGGTCTCCTCAGTTCTGAGGGCCCCAGTGGGAAGTGGAGCCTGGGGGGCCGGAAGGGGCTGGGAGGATCTGATGGGGAGCCAGCCTCAGGTAGCCCCAAAGGAGGTACCCCCAAATCTCAG gcgCCTCTagacctcagcctcagcctcagcccgGATGTCAGCACTGAGGCCTCACCCCCCAGAGCTGCCCAGAACATTCCTTGCTTGGACAGCAGTGCCCCTGAGAGTGGCACACCTATGGGTGCCCCGGGCGACTGGCCTGCCCCTGTCGAGGAGCGTGAGAGCCCGGCCGCCCAGCCTCTGCTGGAACACCAGTACTGA